One region of Clavibacter michiganensis subsp. tessellarius genomic DNA includes:
- a CDS encoding aminotransferase class V-fold PLP-dependent enzyme: MPTATPVPAAAPASASSATPGPADHRDLFEAGPGYLSACTMGLPTRETVARLRDDLTQWSAGGSTAHGYGGVVEGVRASYAGLVGVDVGSVAIGSQTASFVSVLAAAVPAGAEVLCVAGDFSSLTYPFVVAEARGVTVRHVPLEELAGEIGPRTHLVAFSLVQSADGRVADVAAIREAARIHDAFTLCDTTQAAGAMPVDASLFDATACHSYKWLCAPRGAAFLTLSDRYRRTLVPVQANWYAGADVWASCYGPAMALADDARAFDVSPAFGAWVGAAPAIALFARLDLDAVHRRNAELGDLVSAGLGIEQRGQAIVTWPDADGADLARLGAAGIVASGRAGRARIAFHLWNDEDDVERVVRALRR, encoded by the coding sequence ATGCCGACCGCCACCCCCGTCCCCGCCGCGGCTCCCGCGTCCGCGTCCTCCGCGACCCCCGGCCCCGCGGACCACCGCGACCTGTTCGAGGCGGGCCCCGGCTACCTCTCCGCGTGCACGATGGGCCTGCCCACCCGGGAGACGGTCGCCCGGCTCCGCGACGACCTCACGCAGTGGTCGGCCGGCGGATCCACCGCGCACGGCTACGGCGGCGTCGTCGAGGGCGTGCGCGCGTCGTACGCGGGGCTCGTGGGCGTCGACGTCGGATCCGTCGCCATCGGCTCGCAGACCGCCTCCTTCGTGAGCGTGCTCGCGGCCGCCGTGCCCGCGGGCGCCGAGGTGCTGTGCGTCGCGGGGGACTTCAGCTCCCTCACCTACCCCTTCGTCGTCGCCGAGGCGCGCGGCGTCACGGTGCGGCACGTGCCGCTCGAGGAGCTGGCCGGGGAGATCGGGCCGCGCACGCACCTCGTGGCCTTCTCGCTCGTGCAGTCCGCGGACGGCCGGGTCGCCGACGTCGCCGCGATCCGGGAGGCCGCGCGCATCCACGACGCCTTCACGCTGTGCGACACCACGCAGGCGGCCGGCGCCATGCCGGTCGACGCGAGCCTCTTCGACGCCACCGCCTGCCACTCCTACAAGTGGCTCTGCGCGCCCCGCGGCGCCGCGTTCCTCACGCTCTCCGACCGCTACCGCCGCACGCTCGTGCCCGTGCAGGCCAACTGGTACGCGGGCGCCGACGTGTGGGCCTCCTGCTACGGACCGGCCATGGCGCTCGCCGACGACGCGCGGGCCTTCGACGTGTCGCCCGCGTTCGGCGCCTGGGTCGGCGCGGCGCCGGCGATCGCCCTCTTCGCGCGCCTCGACCTCGACGCCGTGCACCGGCGGAACGCGGAGCTCGGCGACCTCGTGAGCGCGGGCCTCGGCATCGAGCAGCGCGGCCAGGCGATCGTGACCTGGCCGGACGCGGACGGCGCGGACCTCGCCCGGCTCGGCGCCGCGGGGATCGTCGCCTCGGGTCGCGCGGGCCGGGCGCGCATCGCCTTCCACCTCTGGAACGACGAGGACGACGTCGAGCGGGTGGTCCGGGCGCTGCGCCGCTGA
- a CDS encoding helix-turn-helix transcriptional regulator translates to MRRFILMWAVSAAVVTAVVLAVTTSEHQAPWGPLASALFVSSAGALTFTIRRRREIATRSDAADGVERAVAARAAAAVFRDLLVILPAAVLVLVASPATSPVLLVVAVLVAALVDEGVRRASGRRATERGGGAACRLAEHRARLRLDEDELAARVGVSTRTIRAIEAGWHRPRVDLAVALAREVDAPVERLFPPPASPA, encoded by the coding sequence GTGAGACGGTTCATCCTGATGTGGGCGGTGTCGGCCGCCGTCGTGACGGCCGTGGTCCTCGCGGTGACCACGTCCGAGCACCAGGCGCCGTGGGGCCCGCTCGCGAGCGCGCTGTTCGTCTCCTCCGCCGGTGCTCTGACGTTCACGATCCGGCGGCGTCGCGAGATCGCCACCCGGAGCGATGCAGCGGACGGCGTCGAGCGGGCCGTCGCTGCCCGGGCCGCGGCCGCGGTGTTCCGCGACCTGCTGGTGATCCTCCCGGCCGCCGTCCTCGTGCTCGTGGCGAGTCCGGCCACGAGCCCCGTGCTCCTCGTGGTGGCCGTCCTGGTGGCGGCCCTCGTGGATGAGGGGGTCCGGCGCGCGTCCGGCCGCCGTGCGACGGAGCGCGGGGGAGGAGCGGCGTGCCGGCTCGCGGAGCACCGGGCGCGCCTCCGCCTCGACGAGGACGAGCTGGCCGCGCGAGTCGGCGTGAGCACGCGCACGATCCGGGCGATCGAGGCCGGATGGCACCGTCCGCGCGTCGACCTGGCGGTGGCGCTCGCGCGGGAGGTGGATGCGCCGGTCGAGCGGCTCTTCCCGCCGCCCGCCTCACCCGCGTGA
- the xylA gene encoding xylose isomerase: protein MALTPTREDKFSFGLWTIGYTGADPFGGPTRSDLDVVEGVERISELGAYGLTFHDDDLFAFGSTDAERQKQIDRLKGALSDTGVVVPMVTTNLFSAPVFKDGGFTSNDRAVRRFAIRKVLRNIDLAAELGAQTFVMWGGREGAEYDSAKDVRGALERYREAVNLLGDYVTDKGYDIRFAIEPKPNEPRGDILLPTLGHALAFIETLERPELVGVNPEVGHEQMAGLNFTAGIMQALYQGKLFHIDLNGQRGIKYDQDLVFGHGDLQNAFSLVDLLENGGVGGGRSYDGPRHFDYKPSRTEDITGVWDSAAANMRMYLLLKERAQAFRADPEVQEALAAAKVDEIYTPTLNEGESYDDILADRSSYEDFAADEYFDAKGFGFVRLNQLALEHLMGARS, encoded by the coding sequence ATGGCGCTCACCCCCACCCGCGAGGACAAGTTCTCGTTCGGACTCTGGACCATCGGATACACCGGGGCCGACCCCTTCGGCGGACCCACCCGCTCCGACCTCGACGTGGTCGAGGGCGTCGAGCGCATCTCGGAGCTGGGCGCCTACGGCCTCACCTTCCACGACGACGACCTCTTCGCCTTCGGATCCACCGACGCCGAGCGCCAGAAGCAGATCGACCGCCTCAAGGGCGCGCTCAGCGACACCGGCGTCGTCGTGCCGATGGTCACCACCAACCTCTTCTCCGCGCCCGTCTTCAAGGACGGCGGCTTCACGAGCAACGACCGCGCCGTCCGCCGGTTCGCGATCCGCAAGGTCCTCCGCAACATCGACCTCGCCGCCGAGCTCGGCGCGCAGACCTTCGTCATGTGGGGCGGCCGCGAGGGCGCCGAGTACGACTCCGCCAAGGACGTCCGCGGCGCGCTCGAGCGCTACCGCGAGGCCGTCAACCTCCTCGGCGACTACGTCACCGACAAGGGCTACGACATCCGCTTCGCCATCGAGCCGAAGCCCAACGAGCCCCGCGGCGACATCCTGCTGCCGACCCTCGGCCACGCGCTCGCCTTCATCGAGACCCTCGAGCGCCCCGAGCTCGTCGGCGTGAACCCCGAGGTCGGCCACGAGCAGATGGCGGGCCTCAACTTCACCGCCGGCATCATGCAGGCGCTGTACCAGGGCAAGCTCTTCCACATCGACCTCAACGGCCAGCGCGGCATCAAGTACGACCAGGACCTCGTCTTCGGCCACGGCGACCTGCAGAACGCGTTCTCGCTCGTCGACCTGCTGGAGAACGGCGGCGTGGGCGGCGGCCGCTCGTACGACGGCCCCCGTCACTTCGACTACAAGCCCAGCCGCACCGAGGACATCACGGGCGTGTGGGACTCCGCCGCCGCGAACATGCGCATGTACCTCCTCCTCAAGGAGCGCGCGCAGGCCTTCCGCGCCGACCCCGAGGTGCAGGAGGCGCTCGCCGCCGCCAAGGTGGACGAGATCTACACGCCGACGCTCAACGAGGGCGAGTCCTACGACGACATCCTCGCCGACCGCTCCTCCTACGAGGACTTCGCCGCCGACGAGTACTTCGACGCGAAGGGCTTCGGCTTCGTCCGCCTCAACCAGCTGGCGCTCGAGCACCTGATGGGCGCGCGCTCCTAG
- the mmsA gene encoding multiple monosaccharide ABC transporter ATP-binding protein codes for MANHILEMRGITKTFPGVKALQDVTLEVTRGTCHAICGENGAGKSTLMKVLSGVYPAGSYDGDIVLEDKVVKFSSIRDSEKSGVVIIHQELALSPFLSIAENIFLGNEISRGGFIDWNATNVEAAKLLARVGLSDNPATKIADIGVGKQQLVEIAKALSKEVKLLILDEPTAALNDEDSAHLLDLIKHLKGQGITSIIISHKLNEIKAIADAVTIIRDGKTIETLDLGRDSISEERIIKGMVGRDLQSRYPDRTPDIGEEVLRIEDWTVHHPQEHSRVVVDHANLNVRAGEVVGIAGLMGAGRTELAMSVFGRSYGANISGKLYKRGTEITARTVGEAIKNGLAYATEDRKHYGLNLIDDIKRNVSGAALEKLSKAGWVDANREYVVADGYRTSMNIKAPSVGSITGKLSGGNQQKVVLSKWMFSDPDVLILDEPTRGIDVGAKYEIYTIINALAAQGKAVIVISSELPELLGICDRIYALSAGRITGQLPISEATPESLMTYMTKEKE; via the coding sequence ATGGCCAACCACATTCTCGAGATGCGCGGCATCACCAAGACGTTCCCCGGCGTCAAGGCGCTGCAGGACGTCACCCTCGAGGTCACGCGCGGCACGTGCCACGCGATCTGCGGCGAGAACGGCGCGGGCAAGTCGACCCTGATGAAGGTCCTCTCGGGCGTCTACCCGGCCGGTTCCTACGACGGCGACATCGTGCTCGAGGACAAGGTCGTCAAGTTCTCCAGCATCCGCGACAGCGAGAAGTCGGGCGTGGTGATCATCCACCAGGAGCTCGCGCTGAGCCCCTTCCTCTCCATCGCGGAGAACATCTTCCTCGGCAACGAGATCTCCCGCGGCGGCTTCATCGACTGGAACGCCACCAACGTGGAGGCCGCCAAGCTCCTCGCCCGCGTCGGGCTGAGCGACAACCCGGCTACGAAGATCGCCGACATCGGCGTCGGCAAGCAGCAGCTCGTCGAGATCGCGAAGGCGCTCTCGAAGGAGGTGAAGCTCCTCATCCTCGACGAGCCCACCGCGGCGCTGAACGACGAGGACTCCGCCCACCTGCTCGACCTGATCAAGCACCTCAAGGGCCAGGGCATCACGAGCATCATCATCAGCCACAAGCTGAACGAGATCAAGGCGATCGCCGACGCCGTCACGATCATCCGCGACGGCAAGACCATCGAGACCCTCGACCTCGGGCGCGACTCCATCAGCGAGGAGCGCATCATCAAGGGCATGGTCGGCCGCGACCTGCAGAGCCGCTACCCCGACCGCACCCCGGACATCGGCGAGGAGGTCCTGCGCATCGAGGACTGGACGGTCCACCACCCGCAGGAGCACTCCCGCGTCGTCGTCGACCACGCCAACCTCAACGTCCGCGCGGGCGAGGTCGTCGGCATCGCCGGCCTCATGGGCGCGGGCCGCACGGAGCTCGCGATGAGCGTCTTCGGCCGCTCCTACGGCGCCAACATCTCCGGCAAGCTCTACAAGCGCGGCACGGAGATCACGGCCCGCACGGTGGGCGAGGCGATCAAGAACGGCCTCGCGTACGCCACCGAGGACCGCAAGCACTACGGCCTCAACCTCATCGACGACATCAAGCGCAACGTCTCCGGCGCCGCGCTCGAGAAGCTGTCGAAGGCGGGCTGGGTCGACGCGAACCGGGAGTACGTGGTGGCCGACGGCTACCGCACGTCCATGAACATCAAGGCGCCGAGCGTCGGGTCCATCACCGGGAAGCTCTCCGGCGGGAACCAGCAGAAGGTCGTCCTCTCGAAGTGGATGTTCTCCGACCCCGACGTGCTCATCCTCGACGAGCCCACCCGCGGCATCGACGTGGGCGCCAAGTACGAGATCTACACGATCATCAACGCGCTCGCCGCGCAGGGGAAGGCGGTCATCGTCATCTCCAGCGAGCTCCCCGAGCTGCTCGGCATCTGCGACCGGATCTACGCCCTCTCCGCCGGGCGCATCACGGGCCAGCTGCCGATCTCCGAGGCGACTCCCGAGAGCCTCATGACCTACATGACCAAGGAAAAGGAATAG
- a CDS encoding LysR family transcriptional regulator, with protein sequence MTDASPTGRDLDSASLQAVHALAVRGSVTAAAASLGVSQPALSQTLRRLEARIGTAVTARSGRGVVLTEAGRVLARHAATVVHAMDRAADELDDLRGLRAGTVRVAAFPSASSTVVPRLLGGLAAAHPGLSFGYLEAEPPEAVQAVRAREADVAVTFAYPDDPDDPAADALDGLETRPLWRETLWAVLPEARALRHRGPLALRDLADDRWIAGCVRCRRHLVSACARSGFAPATSFETDNAAAAVGMVHAGLGVALLPSLALATAPLPRGVVRRRISGVGERTTHAVTAPGGLGSAAVRAAVDALARLRVGDWELRRA encoded by the coding sequence ATGACGGATGCCTCGCCCACCGGCCGCGACCTCGACTCGGCGTCCCTGCAGGCGGTGCACGCGCTCGCGGTCCGCGGATCCGTGACCGCCGCCGCCGCGTCCCTCGGCGTGAGCCAGCCCGCCCTCTCGCAGACGCTCCGGCGCCTGGAGGCCCGCATCGGCACGGCGGTCACGGCGCGATCCGGCCGCGGCGTCGTCCTCACCGAGGCCGGGCGCGTCCTCGCCCGGCACGCCGCGACCGTCGTCCACGCGATGGACCGGGCCGCCGACGAGCTCGACGATCTGCGGGGGCTGCGCGCCGGCACCGTGCGCGTGGCCGCCTTCCCCTCCGCCTCCTCGACGGTCGTGCCGCGGCTCCTCGGCGGGCTCGCCGCCGCGCACCCCGGCCTCTCCTTCGGCTACCTCGAGGCCGAGCCGCCCGAGGCCGTCCAGGCGGTGCGGGCGCGCGAGGCCGACGTCGCCGTGACCTTCGCCTACCCGGACGACCCGGACGATCCCGCGGCCGACGCGCTCGACGGCCTCGAGACGCGCCCGCTCTGGCGCGAGACGCTGTGGGCCGTGCTGCCCGAGGCGCGCGCCCTCCGGCACCGCGGGCCGCTCGCGCTCCGCGACCTCGCCGACGACAGGTGGATCGCCGGCTGCGTGCGCTGCCGCCGGCACCTCGTGAGCGCGTGCGCCCGCAGCGGCTTCGCGCCCGCGACGTCGTTCGAGACCGACAACGCGGCCGCCGCCGTGGGCATGGTGCACGCGGGGCTCGGCGTCGCGCTGCTGCCCTCGCTCGCGCTCGCGACGGCGCCCCTCCCCCGCGGCGTCGTGCGCCGGCGGATCTCCGGGGTCGGCGAGCGCACGACGCACGCGGTCACCGCGCCCGGCGGCCTCGGATCCGCCGCCGTGCGCGCCGCCGTCGACGCGCTCGCCCGGCTCCGCGTGGGCGACTGGGAGCTCCGGCGCGCCTGA
- a CDS encoding GNAT family N-acetyltransferase, whose product MSAPLPGADERVTLAPGIVMRPARLGDAAALAEAYRENREHLRPFEPARTDAFFTAAGQRAQLAGRVAERAAGSGLPYLLVEGDRVVGRCDLFAVKRGAAQSASLGYWIHRERQGAGLATAAAEQAVRIARAAGLHRLEASTLVGNVGSEHVLRRAGFQAIGVAAAYLRIDGTWRDHTLWQRVVDGAR is encoded by the coding sequence GTGAGCGCGCCCCTGCCGGGCGCCGACGAGCGCGTGACGCTGGCCCCGGGCATCGTGATGCGGCCCGCGCGCCTCGGCGACGCCGCGGCGCTCGCCGAGGCCTACCGGGAGAACCGCGAGCACCTCCGCCCGTTCGAGCCCGCCCGCACCGACGCGTTCTTCACGGCGGCGGGGCAGCGCGCCCAGCTGGCGGGCCGGGTGGCGGAGCGGGCGGCCGGATCCGGCCTGCCGTACCTCCTCGTCGAGGGCGACCGGGTCGTCGGCCGCTGCGACCTCTTCGCCGTGAAGCGCGGGGCCGCGCAGAGCGCGAGCCTCGGCTACTGGATCCACCGCGAGCGGCAGGGCGCGGGCCTCGCGACCGCGGCCGCCGAGCAGGCCGTGCGCATCGCCCGGGCCGCCGGCCTGCATCGGCTGGAGGCGTCGACGCTCGTCGGCAACGTCGGCTCGGAGCACGTGCTCCGGCGCGCGGGGTTCCAGGCGATCGGGGTGGCGGCCGCGTACCTCCGGATCGACGGCACGTGGCGCGACCACACGCTCTGGCAGCGGGTGGTCGACGGCGCGCGCTGA
- a CDS encoding GH1 family beta-glucosidase, which translates to MTDASPADPGASAAPAPAAAVVAADDRGTGLDFPPGFLFGSATAAYQIEGAVDEGGRGDSIWDVFSRTPGKVLGGDTGDVADDHYHRLESDLDLMQELGLEAYRFSIAWPRIQPTGRGPANPEGLAFYGRLVDGLVARGITPIATLYHWDLPQALEDEGGWTNRETAYAFADYARIMGQALGDRIATWTTLNEPWCSAYLGYAAGVHAPGRTDAEASFRAVHHLNLAHGLAVTALKEVVPADARFSITLNLHVIRGEGDTGPEAVRRVGGVGNRLFLDPLLNGTYPADVLADTAAITDWAFVLPGDAELIRQPLDLLGVNYYNTSRVRMRDGQAPAGGTSIHGDVAASPFPGTDDVDFLAQPGPFTAMGWNIEPQGLEDLLVALHEEFPGLPLMVTENGAAFDDEVTVEDGVRAVHDPERIDYLTRHFAAAHRAMARGVDLRGYQVWSLLDNFEWAFGYSKRFGIVHVDYATQERTPKDSALWYARLIADRRIPAADARPERDVRPAS; encoded by the coding sequence ATGACCGACGCATCGCCCGCCGATCCCGGCGCATCCGCCGCTCCCGCTCCCGCCGCGGCGGTCGTCGCGGCCGACGACCGGGGGACCGGCCTCGACTTCCCGCCCGGGTTCCTGTTCGGGTCCGCGACCGCCGCGTACCAGATCGAGGGGGCCGTCGACGAGGGCGGACGCGGCGACTCCATCTGGGACGTCTTCAGCCGCACGCCCGGGAAGGTGCTCGGCGGCGACACGGGGGACGTGGCCGACGACCACTACCACCGGCTCGAGTCCGACCTCGACCTGATGCAGGAGCTGGGCCTCGAGGCGTACCGCTTCTCGATCGCGTGGCCGCGCATCCAGCCCACCGGCCGCGGCCCGGCGAACCCCGAGGGGCTCGCGTTCTACGGGCGCCTCGTCGACGGGCTCGTCGCACGCGGCATCACGCCCATCGCGACGCTCTACCACTGGGACCTCCCGCAGGCGCTCGAGGACGAGGGCGGCTGGACGAATCGCGAGACCGCGTACGCCTTCGCCGACTACGCCCGGATCATGGGCCAGGCGCTCGGCGACCGCATCGCCACCTGGACCACCCTCAACGAGCCGTGGTGCTCGGCCTACCTCGGCTACGCGGCCGGCGTGCACGCGCCGGGGCGCACGGACGCGGAGGCGTCGTTCCGGGCGGTGCACCACCTCAACCTCGCGCACGGGCTCGCGGTCACCGCGCTGAAGGAGGTGGTGCCCGCCGACGCGCGCTTCTCCATCACGCTCAACCTGCACGTGATCCGCGGCGAGGGCGACACCGGACCCGAGGCCGTGCGCCGCGTCGGCGGCGTCGGCAACCGGCTCTTCCTCGACCCGCTGCTGAACGGGACGTACCCGGCCGACGTGCTCGCGGACACCGCGGCGATCACCGACTGGGCGTTCGTGCTCCCGGGCGACGCGGAGCTCATCCGCCAGCCGCTCGACCTCCTCGGCGTCAACTACTACAACACCAGCCGCGTGCGGATGCGCGACGGCCAGGCCCCGGCGGGCGGCACCTCGATCCACGGCGACGTCGCCGCCTCGCCGTTCCCGGGCACCGACGACGTCGACTTCCTCGCGCAGCCCGGGCCCTTCACGGCCATGGGCTGGAACATCGAGCCGCAGGGCCTCGAGGACCTGCTCGTGGCGCTGCACGAGGAGTTCCCCGGCCTGCCGCTCATGGTCACCGAGAACGGGGCCGCGTTCGACGACGAGGTGACCGTCGAGGACGGCGTGCGCGCCGTGCACGACCCCGAGCGGATCGACTACCTCACGCGCCACTTCGCCGCGGCCCACCGCGCCATGGCCCGCGGCGTCGACCTCCGCGGCTACCAGGTGTGGTCGCTGCTCGACAACTTCGAGTGGGCCTTCGGGTACTCGAAGCGGTTCGGGATCGTGCACGTGGACTACGCCACGCAGGAGCGGACGCCGAAGGACAGCGCCCTCTGGTACGCGCGGCTGATCGCCGACCGGCGCATCCCGGCGGCCGACGCGCGTCCCGAGCGGGACGTGCGACCGGCCTCGTGA
- a CDS encoding sugar-binding protein, with amino-acid sequence MKMKKVLVGIAATSIALSLAACSGGGGGRGGSAGGTEDNKGALVGVAMPTKTSERWVDDGNNVNEQLTKLGYKVDLQYANDKVQDQISQIETMLNKGAKALIVASIDGTALTQVLKTAADDGVKVIAYDRLINGTENVDYYTTFDNQQVGVLQGNSLLQGMGLVDADGKPTGSTEKKTIEIFAGSPDDNNAQFFYDGAMSVLKPFLDSGQVTIGSGQKDFSQVAIQQWKQEGAQARMENLLSGNYGGGKVLDGVLSPYDGLSRGIIQALGSTSPMPIITGQDGEKASDKLILDGVQYSTIFKDTRLLGKEAVTMVDDLLTGGTPDAPDTYNNKVKDVATKQFAPVTVTKDNLVEVIVDSGYYTQDEIDKGE; translated from the coding sequence GTGAAGATGAAGAAGGTCCTCGTCGGCATCGCCGCCACGAGCATCGCCCTCTCGCTCGCCGCATGCTCCGGCGGCGGCGGAGGCCGCGGCGGCAGCGCCGGCGGCACCGAGGACAACAAGGGCGCCCTCGTCGGCGTCGCCATGCCCACCAAGACGAGCGAGCGCTGGGTCGACGACGGCAACAACGTCAACGAGCAGCTCACCAAGCTCGGCTACAAGGTCGACCTGCAGTACGCGAACGACAAGGTGCAGGACCAGATCTCGCAGATCGAGACCATGCTCAACAAGGGCGCCAAGGCGCTCATCGTCGCGTCGATCGACGGCACCGCGCTGACCCAGGTCCTCAAGACCGCGGCCGACGACGGCGTCAAGGTCATCGCGTACGACCGCCTCATCAACGGCACCGAGAACGTCGACTACTACACGACGTTCGACAACCAGCAGGTCGGCGTGCTGCAGGGCAACTCGCTCCTGCAGGGCATGGGCCTCGTCGACGCCGACGGCAAGCCGACCGGCAGCACCGAGAAGAAGACCATCGAGATCTTCGCGGGCAGCCCGGACGACAACAACGCGCAGTTCTTCTACGACGGCGCGATGAGCGTCCTGAAGCCCTTCCTCGACTCCGGCCAGGTCACCATCGGCTCCGGCCAGAAGGACTTCAGCCAGGTCGCGATCCAGCAGTGGAAGCAGGAGGGCGCGCAGGCTCGCATGGAGAACCTGCTCTCCGGCAACTACGGCGGCGGCAAGGTCCTGGACGGCGTCCTCTCGCCGTACGACGGCCTCTCGCGCGGCATCATCCAGGCGCTCGGCTCGACCAGCCCCATGCCGATCATCACCGGCCAGGACGGCGAGAAGGCGTCCGACAAGCTGATCCTCGACGGCGTCCAGTACTCGACGATCTTCAAGGACACGCGCCTGCTCGGCAAGGAGGCCGTCACGATGGTCGACGACCTGCTCACCGGCGGCACCCCCGACGCGCCCGACACCTACAACAACAAGGTGAAGGACGTCGCCACGAAGCAGTTCGCCCCCGTGACCGTGACGAAGGACAACCTCGTCGAGGTCATCGTGGACAGCGGCTACTACACGCAGGACGAGATCGACAAGGGCGAGTAG
- the mmsB gene encoding multiple monosaccharide ABC transporter permease, with protein MSSLSNVAGFLVSRLRQIGIFIALIAIVVLFQILTNGTLLEPRNVTSIVVQNAYILILAIGMVMIIIAGHIDLSVGSVVALIGAVSGVFAVNWGWPWWASILVSLVIGGLIGAWQGFWVAYVGIPAFIVTLAGMLTFRGLAQIVLENRPITPFPDEYVAVGSGFLPDPTNRMAILEPITVALGVIAALFLVLSAVRERRARVKLNLEDEPFAWFITKLATIAVLVLGITYLLASYNGTPIVLVILAVLVLVYTAVMGRSIFGRHIYARGGNLNAAQLSGINTKRVDFLLFVNMGFLAALAGIAFTARSNSALPAAGNGFELDAIAAVFIGGAAVTGGIGTVTGAMVGGLIMGVLNNGMSLLGLGTEYQQLIKGLVLLLAVAFDVFNKSRGSKSAT; from the coding sequence ATGTCCAGTCTCAGCAATGTGGCGGGTTTCCTCGTCAGCCGCCTCAGGCAGATCGGCATCTTCATCGCGCTGATCGCGATCGTGGTGCTGTTCCAGATCCTCACGAACGGGACGCTCCTCGAGCCCCGCAACGTCACGAGCATCGTCGTCCAGAACGCCTACATCCTGATCCTCGCGATCGGCATGGTGATGATCATCATCGCCGGGCACATCGACCTGTCGGTCGGATCCGTGGTCGCGCTCATCGGCGCCGTCTCGGGCGTCTTCGCCGTCAACTGGGGCTGGCCCTGGTGGGCGTCGATCCTCGTGAGCCTCGTCATCGGCGGCCTCATCGGCGCCTGGCAGGGCTTCTGGGTGGCGTACGTCGGCATCCCGGCGTTCATCGTGACCCTGGCGGGCATGCTCACGTTCCGCGGCCTCGCGCAGATCGTGCTGGAGAACCGCCCGATCACGCCGTTCCCGGACGAGTACGTGGCCGTCGGCTCCGGCTTCCTGCCCGACCCCACGAACCGGATGGCGATCCTCGAGCCGATCACCGTGGCGCTCGGCGTCATCGCGGCCCTGTTCCTCGTCCTCTCCGCGGTGCGCGAGCGCCGTGCCCGCGTGAAGCTGAACCTCGAGGACGAGCCGTTCGCCTGGTTCATCACCAAGCTCGCGACCATCGCGGTGCTCGTGCTCGGCATCACCTACCTGCTCGCGAGCTACAACGGCACGCCGATCGTGCTCGTCATCCTCGCGGTGCTCGTGCTCGTCTACACGGCGGTCATGGGCCGCAGCATCTTCGGCCGTCACATCTACGCCCGAGGCGGCAACCTGAACGCGGCGCAGCTCTCGGGCATCAACACGAAGCGCGTGGACTTCCTGCTCTTCGTGAACATGGGCTTCCTCGCCGCGCTCGCCGGCATCGCCTTCACGGCGCGCAGCAACTCGGCGCTCCCCGCGGCCGGCAACGGCTTCGAGCTCGACGCGATCGCCGCGGTGTTCATCGGCGGCGCGGCCGTCACCGGTGGGATCGGCACCGTGACGGGCGCGATGGTCGGTGGTCTGATCATGGGCGTGCTCAACAACGGCATGTCGCTGCTCGGCCTCGGCACGGAGTACCAGCAGCTCATCAAGGGCCTCGTGCTCCTGCTGGCCGTCGCGTTCGACGTGTTCAACAAGAGCCGCGGATCCAAGTCCGCGACCTGA
- a CDS encoding MarR family winged helix-turn-helix transcriptional regulator, which produces MTDHDGALLDRDMGLLLAAASRAVISLYRPLLKPFHLTHPQYLVMLALHEEDPRRAGELSEAVQLTPGTLSPLFKRLELLGYITRQRDQADERRLLIALTERGRAILPDLLRVAATVHDVVVDRSGADSSAQARLRSMTDLLLDA; this is translated from the coding sequence ATGACGGACCACGACGGAGCGCTGCTCGACCGCGACATGGGACTGCTGCTCGCCGCGGCGTCCCGAGCGGTGATCTCGCTCTACCGGCCGCTCCTCAAGCCCTTCCACCTCACGCATCCGCAGTACCTCGTCATGCTGGCCCTCCACGAGGAGGATCCCCGTCGCGCGGGTGAGCTCAGCGAGGCCGTGCAGCTCACGCCGGGCACCCTGTCGCCGCTGTTCAAGCGCCTGGAGCTGCTCGGCTACATCACCCGCCAGCGCGACCAGGCGGACGAGCGCCGCCTGCTCATCGCCCTCACCGAGCGGGGCCGTGCGATCCTGCCCGACCTCCTCCGCGTCGCCGCGACCGTGCACGACGTCGTGGTGGACCGCAGCGGCGCCGACTCCAGCGCGCAGGCGCGCCTGCGGAGCATGACGGACCTGCTGCTCGACGCCTGA